The following are from one region of the Gadus chalcogrammus isolate NIFS_2021 chromosome 19, NIFS_Gcha_1.0, whole genome shotgun sequence genome:
- the eng gene encoding LOW QUALITY PROTEIN: endoglin (The sequence of the model RefSeq protein was modified relative to this genomic sequence to represent the inferred CDS: deleted 1 base in 1 codon) — translation MLLCAVSCLGAAQSCVPLPKANPWVQVEEMPVGCWTSFLTSGNEEVHILNIQPGPSGMFCLNMTMAGPMKVILTSSSPAASHVLLALNKDVNIYVGNNSTMTLMMHKDQTHMIDLPTDLGQLVNWATQNFGGVTSLTAIRNPGNIAYTGRAGTGLGSRDCVLKHEDPSLKPFTEQQPFMEPQPKPQSALVSCFVDAPGEREIHIINIPDSASPRNVSVRVDTEKAISLFLRGPQGTLWSFGKLPPFQFGSTNEIWLTGNFNHKLNKSVTLTNDSALAVQQKALDYFKAKSFTSYSEIQGEGSMIPLLLILKDYSPASRDPVVPAVTTSPPHMPLLMQLYSAPDYRLPLEPNTKVQSDKRIYAEISENTLGDIKLTVSVVSCSVRSKSLFPVVKEMPFILEECSVQLCRNSARVSFSLAHLKELASTTWELECSVALCFSKHCADGGRVRRNLEVAPHNTPTPTERCFDFGLPAVLGIAFGGFLIGALLIGALWFIKIKTGYPTRLDVSSTAANLTGCPCSLTKRPPVSTNPSPSENSSANASIGSTQSTPTSSMA, via the exons GGTATGTTCTGTCTGAACATGACCATGGCCGGGCCCATGAAGGTCATCCTCACCTCGAGCTCCCCTGCTGCGAGCCATGTGCTCTTGGCACTGAACAAGGACGTCAACATCTAC GTTGGCAACAATTCCACCATGACTTTGATGATGCATAAGGACCAAACCCATATGATTGACCTGCCGACAGATCTGGGGCAGCTGGTCAACTGGGCCACACAGAACTTTGGGGGCGTGACCTCGCTGACCGCCATCCGAAACCCGGGGAACATCGCCTACACTGGGAGAGCAG GCACCGGGCTGGGCTCCAGAGACTGCGTCCTGAAGCACGAAGACCCGTCGCTGAAGCCCTTCACGGAGCAGCAGCCCTTCATGGAGCCGCAGCCGAAGCCGCAGTCCGCCCTGGTGTCCTGCTTCGTGGACGCCCCCGGCGAAAGGGAGATCCACATCATCAACATCCCAGACAGCGCCAGTCCCCG caACGTGTCGGTTCGCGTGGACACAGAGAAGGCCATTAGTCTGTTCCTGAGAGGCCCCCAAGGGACATTATGGAGCTTCGGCAAACTCCCACCGTTCCAGTTTGGA TCCACCAACGAAATCTGGCTGACTGGCAACTTCAACCACAAACTGAACAAGTCAGTCACGTTGACCAATGACAGTGCCCTGGCTGTGCAGCAGAAGGCCCTCGACTATTTCAAGGCTAAATCGTTCACCAGCTACTCCGAAATCCAGGGAGAGGGATCTATGATCCCGTTACTGCTGATACTGAAAGACTATTCGCCAG CCAGTCGAGATCCGGTCGTTCCCGCCGTCACCACCAGCCCGCCCCACATGCCCCTGCTGATGCAGCTGTACAGCGCCCCGGACTACCGCCTACCCCTCGAGCCAAACACCAAGGTGCAGAGCGACAAGAGGATCTACGCAGAG ATCTCGGAGAATACGTTGGGCGACATCAAGCTTACCGTCAGCGTGGTCAGCTGCTCGGTGCGCTCCAAGAGCTTGTTTCCCGTGGTGAAGGAGATGCCCTTCATCCTGGAGGAGTGCTCCGTCCAGCTCTGCCGCAACAGCGCGCGTGTCAGCTTCTCCCTGGCCCACCTCAAGGAGCTGGCCTCCACCACCTGGGAGCTCGAGTGCTCGGTGGCTCTCTGCTTCTCAAAG CATTGCGCCGACGGAGGTCGAGTGAGGAGGAACCTGGAAGTCGCCCCGCACAACACTCCAACACCGA CAGAGCGGTGCTTTGACTTTGGCCTTCCAGCTGTGCTGGGAATTGCGTTCGGAGGCTTCCTGATTGGGGCTCTTCTTATCGGCGCGCTGTGGTTCATCAAGATCAAAACAG GGTATCCTACTCGTCTGGATGTGAGCTCCACTGCTGCCAATCTCACAG gttgcCCCTGCTCGCTGACCAAACgcccaccggtgtccaccaacCCCTCCCCATCC GAGAACAGCAGCGCCAACGCCAGCATAGGCAGCACCCAGAGCACACCCACCAGCAGCATGGCGTGA